A genomic window from Phoenix dactylifera cultivar Barhee BC4 unplaced genomic scaffold, palm_55x_up_171113_PBpolish2nd_filt_p 000092F, whole genome shotgun sequence includes:
- the LOC120104750 gene encoding uncharacterized protein LOC120104750, with translation MQSIESKWMAMFLLLFVAATMEMGGAWPQDKVTCRMKGSPCFGKFVRCPKECPHIKPRHPRAKACFMDCRSPKCEAVCRVQDHYQIAVCHKPNCEGPGSGCHDPRFIGADGAVFYFHGRKDEHFSLVSDPHLQINARFIGLRPAGRTRDFTWIQALGFMYGSHNFTVEAAHVKQWSNDVDHLKFSYDGKPLLVPEGHLSHWKSPDTELTLERTGTRNSIMVVLEGIAEAMLKVVPITKEDDELHNYQIPSDDSYAHLEVQFRFFGLSPQVEGVLGRTYRPDYENTVKRGVLMPVVGGEDKYKTSSLLSADCKLCSFSLKEDNEIELRILR, from the exons ATGCAGTCCATCGAGAGCAAATGGATGGCGATGTTTCTGCTGCTGTTTGTGGCAGCCACAATGGAAATGGGAGGAGCCTGGCCCCAAGACAAGGTTACTTGTCGCATGAAAGGAAGCCCATGCTTTGGTAAATTTGTCAGATGCCCAAAGGAGTGCCCACACATCAAACCGAGACACCCGAGGGCCAAAGCTTGTTTCATGGACTGCCGCTCCCCCAAATGTGAGGCTGTGTGCCGAG TGCAAGATCACTATCAAATTGCAGTTTGCCACAAACCCAACTGCGAAGGCCCAGGGTCTGGTTGTCATGACCCTCGCTTCATTGGTGCTGACGGTGCTGTGTTCTATTTTCATGGGAGAAAGGATGAGCACTTCAGCCTGGTCTCCGACCCTCACCTCCAGATCAATGCCCGTTTCATTGGCCTCCGGCCTGCCGGCAGGACCCGCGACTTCACTTGGATTCAAGCTCTTGGGTTCATGTATGGTTCTCACAACTTCACTGTCGAGGCAGCTCATGTAAAGCAATGGAGCAACGACGTTGATCACCTGAAGTTCTCTTACGATGGAAAGCCTTTGCTGGTCCCAGAAGGACACCTCTCCCATTGGAAGTCACCAGATACAGAGCTGACTCTGGAGAGGACTGGAACCAGAAACAGCATCATGGTCGTGCTTGAGGGGATTGCAGAGGCCATGCTCAAGGTGGTTCCAATCACCAAGGAAGATGATGAGTTACACAACTATCAGATACCATCAGATGATTCCTACGCACATTTGGAGGTGCAGTTCAGATTCTTTGGGCTCTCACCTCAAGTGGAAGGAGTTCTGGGAAGAACATACCGTCCTGACTACGAGAATACGGTAAAGCGAGGCGTGCTGATGCCTGTAGTTGGTGGAGAAGACAAATATAAGACTTCATCACTCCTCTCTGCAGACTGCAAGCTGTGTTCGTTTTCTCTCAAGGAAGACAACGAGATAGAGTTGCGCATCCTGCGCTGA
- the LOC103698044 gene encoding uncharacterized protein LOC103698044, whose amino-acid sequence MKATKRIQKKQWRAKTTTSIKSLPHDLIVEIVAQLVSLSSTPVSDLENLQMTCKMFRTASKAKLVGQHISLEKEWSMHWWNKERYFAILNNCAAAGNLKACFILGLENVFNLESLNLGLRYLEKAMVGGHDAATYTMGILLFGDHRTRQIGMEYLNKIGVVSGGTEDSERMKFQNPYFEQCRRQ is encoded by the exons ATGAAAGCCACAAAAAGAATACAGAAGAAGCAATGGAGAGCTAAAACTACTACAAGCATCAAGTCTCTTCCACATGATCTCATCGTAGAGATCGTTGCTCAGCTAGTTTCATTGTCTTCAACACCAGTATCCGATCTCGAAAACCTACAGATGAC GTGCAAGATGTTTAGAACGGCATCAAAAGCAAAGTTGGTTGGACAACATATTTCTTTGGAGAAAGAATGGAGCATGCATTGGTGGAACAAGGAGCGTTACTTCGCTATTCTCAATAATTGCGCCGCAGCCGGAAATCTTAAAGCTTGTTTTATACTTGGACTG GAGAATGTCTTCAATCTGGAAAGCCTGAACTTAGGGTTACGCTATCTCGAGAAGGCGATGGTCGGTGGCCACGATGCCGCAACGTACACAATGGGCATCCTACTCTTTGGCGATCACCGGACTCGGCAGATTGGCATGGAATACCTGAACAAAATTGGAGTTGTTTCTGGTGGAACTGAGGATTCTGAGAGGATGAAGTTTCAGAACCCCTACTTCGAGCAGTGCCGGAGGCAG